Genomic DNA from Bryobacter aggregatus MPL3:
GCATTCTACTTGCTCTACTTAGGGCATGACACACAAACAATTCCTCTTCAGACCAAAGGTCTATACGTTTGTGGCTGCTACCGCTCTCGCTACCTCCATAGCCGCAGGGCAGCAGTCACCGCCCTCGTCGGCTCCTACCCAGGATCCGGCCGGCTGGCGCCGCATGAGTGAGTTCAGCGATGGTCAGACAAATGCTGCACCGGCTCCAGGGCCCGCAGTCCAACAGATGCCGCAGGCAATTCCGGGCCATTTAACCCTACAGCCTGGCACTTACTTCACTATTCGTACCAACCAGCAACTTTCTTCGAATCAGAATCGTCCCGGCGATGAATTTACGGCCACCTTGGTGAAGCCGATTATCGTTGATGGCGTTGTTGTTGCAGACCGTGGCCAGACCGTGGTCGGCCGTGTGACGGATGCGGAGAAGGCTGGCAGGATCAAAGGACAATCGAAACTTGCGATCGAGTTGACACAACTGAGCCTGGTGGATGGAACCCAGGTGCCGGTCCGCTCGACGCTCACCGGTTTCGTCGGTGGCCGCTCGATCGGTCGTGATGTGACGACAGTTGGCGTCCCGACTGGTGTTGGCGCAGCGATCGGTGGAATCGCAGGTGGTGGTGCTGGAGCCGGTATCGGTGCTGGCGCTGGTGCAGCCGCCGGGTTGATTGGTGTCCTTCTGACCCGTGGAAACCCGACCGTCATCTATCCGGAGAGCGTGCTCACCTTCCGGACCGAGATGCCGATCCAGATTTCGACGGAACGTGCGCCACAGGCCTTCCGTGTGGTGCAACAGGGAGATTATGATCAACCGCAGGATCGTCCTCGCATGATGATGCAATCGGATGGTTATACGACGGTTGCTCCCGGTTATGTGGTATCCCCCTACTACTACGGCCTGGGCTTCGGTAGCTACTGGGGTCCGTGGTATGGATACGGTTATGGCCCGGGACTGGGCTTTAGCTACTATGGCGGCCGTGGCGGTTTCCGCGGCGGTGGCTTTGGTGGCGGAGGGTTCCGTGGTGGTGGTTTCCGTGGCGGTGGCCACGGCGGGCGTCGCTAACCTGAGTTAGCGCAAGCTCATCACAGAGCGGATCTCCAGCCGTGGAATGAACGGTAGGATCGTCTGCATGATGCCTCCAGGCAAACTTCCATGCATGGTTGCATTGTGATGGATCCCCGGTAAAGGTGTTCCAAACATACGTGGGCTGTCGAAGCGAGTCTTCGGCAGCCCAATTCCTTCTACAGCTGGAATTTCTGCGCTTCCTAAAATTTCTACTTTGACAATGCGGTCGCAACGGCTCCAGTCGTAGCAGACCGCAAGATTTTTGTGTAGCCAGTGAATTCGATTTGCATTCTGAATGCCAGCCTCGCGCTGGCATTTCTGCCAGATGTCTTCTGTGAACCACCAGATGCCGCCTGGACTTCCCGGGCCCTGGCTGTTGGCCGCGCGATACAGACTCACGCCATTGAGCAGCTTGAATGCAAGGGTAGATTCTTGGACTGCCATTCTGGAGCGGATATCGCCTGCAAAGAGCTTGGATCGCATGGTGGCAACATTCTTGAGGTCGCTTTTCTGCGAGCCATTTAAGGTGGTGAAGTTCAGAGAAGGCGAGGAAGTGATGCCCGCCTCCCGAAGCAGATCAACATAGGCAGAGTCATAGTGCAGCCTTGAGAAGTACTTCGTGCTCAGGGCGTCGGCAAGTTGCGATTCAATTTGGGACCACATCCAGGAAAGCGTCTCGCCACTCAGCTTTGGTCCATGAAACTAGTCGAGCAGCTTTACGGAAACCACCAGGATGAGCGAAGTGTCCTTCACCGTCGCATTGACCTTTCCGACCACCACCTGCTGGCCGGGTTTGACATCGAGAGCGGTGAGGATGTTGACTTCACGATAATCGTACTTATCCTTCTCTATCGGATTCTGATAAGGAACCCGGCCCGAAAATCTGAGCTTGTCCAGATGCACTACCTTCCCCTCAACGCTCAGCTTGCTTTGGAACTGGTAGAGCGGGAAGGCACTCACGGGAACTTCCGGCCAGGAGAGTACCCCCATGACTTCCACTGAATTGCCGGAGCGGACGGTGGCGATCTGGGTTTCGATCACTCGGAAACTCTTCAGCGCCGTCAGTTGCTTCAATTGATTGACCACCGGGTCCAGGCTAGACGGCACGCTGCTCGATTCATTTCCCGTTGTCGCAAGCAGAACCTGCAGCGTCAACTCGACATTGCGGTCTCGCTGCACGATTGCCTGCGTACCAGGCTTATAGTAACGGCGAATCAATTGCTCCGCCGCGTCGACGTCTTTCTTACTCGGTCCGGTCAGCGAGATCAGTTTCAGTAAAGGCTCGACCTGCATCACGACTGGCCGGATCAGCGGGCCAAAGGAGTGGATCTGGTTTGTGCTATCAGGCTCGTATTCAATGACGGTGTGATAGCTCGCCTGGGTCGACACTTGCGGCTCGGCTGCGGCCGCAGGCGGGGGTGCCGGAGCATTCTGTTGTCCAAGCAGCAACATGGGAAAGAGAAAGAGGGCAATGCGTTTCATTCCAAACTCCAATAGATGATGACGTTCTTGTCTGTGGACGCGAGTTGGATCGTGTCCTGGTCGAATGGTGTCGCTACGTGCTTCGGACGGGGGGCACGACGCGAAATGGGTGCTGCAACAACAGGCGGCGCGAGGATGAGGTCTGGAACTGCAATCAGAGCCTCGCCCGGGGCCGGGAGGAGAATCTCCGTCTCACGGATGCTGGTCAACTGCCAGGCGCCCAGCACTAAGGCGGCGGCGAGAGTCCAGCGCGTGATGCGCCGCCGCCGGATGCTGGCGTGGACGCGCTGCCGCAAGCGGTCGAGATGTTTCTGCGGTGGTGCTTCGCGAGCCAGCCTTCCGAGCAGTAGTTCTAGCTCATCCATAGCTTCAATTTCTCCTTAGCGCGATGGATCGCACTGCGTACATTCTCTTCGCTGCACTCGAGGATGACGGCCACCTCACGGCTGTTGAGGCCCTCCAGGTCGCGCAGAATCAGACAAGCCCGCTCCCGCTCCGGGAGCCTGGCGATCAGTCTGGCCAGGCGCGATTCGCGTTGCTGCTGGGTGTGTTGCTCCTCAGGCGACGGACTCAGCGAGACAAGCAGTTCCAACTCTCCCCCCAGCGGTTTTCGCCGCCGAATCTGATCGAGGCAGAGATTCACCGTCACCCGGTAGAGCCAGGCGGAAAGAGGCTGCTCGGCCGGAAGACTGCGTAGACTCTGATGCAAGCGCAGAAAGACTTCCTGGCTGACATCCTCGGCGTCGGCCGGCGAACCAAGCATGCGCCAGGCTGTGCGGAAGACCAATGCCTGGTATCGCTGCATCCAATCCTCAAAAGAGGGGGTAGCGTTGGCGGCAAGGGCTACTTCGATAGGGGCACTGATCTCAAACATCGCGCTTCTGAAGGGAGAACGCGCGTATGCCCGCAAGTGTTGACAGGAAATTTAGAGCAGCGCCAGAATTCTGTGCGAATTCCTGCGATTCTTGCCGGAATGCTGTTTGCGGCGCAGGAAAGCATTCACCTCATTCAAGCTCGCGAAGTAGCCGACAAAGCCATCGAGGCCGCGCCGGGGAGCCTTGCGTTGCGGTGAGAAATCGCGGGCTTGGAAGAGTCCCTGATCGCCAATGATGCCGGTTCCCATCGGACGATATTCGTGCGTTCCGGCGCAGAGCAGAAGTGGTTTTTGATGCCAGAGAGCGAAGCCCATTCGCTGATAGTATAAAGGGCGAATGACCAGACGTGATCTCCTCGGGAGCGCTGCCCTCGCTACCCCCTTCTTCCTCCAGGCTCAAGTGAAACCTCGTTCCGGACGGCTCAAACAAGGAATTTGTGGCGGTGTCCTCGGACGTGGCTTCGATCTGGACGCCCGTTGCAAGGTTGCTGCTGAGCTTGGCGTGACTGGTCACGATCTGCTTGGCCCGAAAGATTGGCCTACGCTGAAGAAGTATGGTCTGATTCCGACGATGGTGCCAGGAATCGGCACCCTCATGCACAATTCCAGCGACCTATCGCGCCACGATGAGCTCGAAAAGCAGGCGATCGAAGTGATTCGGAATGCGGCCGAAGTGAAGGCTCCGAATGTCATTCTGCTGGCGGGCAACAAGTGGGGGCAGAGCAGTGAGCGTTGTCTTGAGAACAATGCAAAGTTTGGCAAGCGAATCATCAAGCGTGCGGAAGACGCAGGGATCACGCTTTGTCTCGAACTGCTCAATAGCAAAGTGAATCACCCCGACTATGCCTGCGACAGCACGGCTTATGGGGTTGAGGTGTGCAAGCGGGTCGGCTCCCCGCGCTTCAAACTATTGTTTGACATCTATCACATGCAAATCATGGAGGGTGATATCATCCGCACCATCCAGCAGAATATTGCCTATATTGGACACTTCCACACGGCCGGGAATCCGGGGCGTTTCGAGTTTGACTCGGAGACGCAGGAGATGAACTATCGCGGAATCGCGCGCGCGATTGCCGACACGGGATACCAGGGTTGGGTGAGTCACGAATACAGCCCTCGCCAGGGCTCGGATCCCGTGAAGACTCTCGACGCGATGCTGAAGATCTGCGAAGTCTAGGCGATCAAGACCGTCGGCGCGCCCAATATCACTTGGCCACCATGCGCAGTGTTGCTGGTGATCCGGGTGGCGGGCGTGCCTCCAATGAGGACCGTCGGCGAACCAACCACCACCGAATCCGGCGGCCCCACACAGACGCACATATCGCCGACATGTGATTGTGGCAAGCCGACGGTGAGGACAGTTGGAACCCCCGGGGAGACAATCGGGCCTCCCACGTGTGGAATGGGCGGCGTGCCCGGCGTCACCATGGGACAAATGTGATTATCAGTCAGTCGGGATGCAGGGAAGCCCATCAGATTCTCCTAGCTGTATTGAGACCACAAATTGATGCGGTTGGCGACTTCAAAAGACTGTGCCAGATATTCTTTTGCCGTCACATCCGGTTTCTCGGGATCGGGGGAATACGCGGCTCCGACGACCGCCGCCGCAATGAACTTAGAAGACATATAGGGAATCGCCGGGGATTTATTTCCGGTCACCGGGTCCTCCAACTCTCCCAGGAACGCAATCGCTTCCAATACGCACTGGGGCGGGGAACCCGATGGAATCAAGGCTGCGTAATCGCGGGCTGCAAATCGATTCTCGTCGGTTGGCTTGGCAATCCAGGTTTCGGCTACTTGCAAGGCCTGGATTTCTTCCGGAGTTGCCGTTGGGAGCACCGCCTTGCGAGCGCAGAACCAAGCCCACCAGACCCCCTCACGAGGCGGAATGGCGTGGCTCATATAGTTCAAGGCTGGCATCCAGAGATTGTTCTGCACCAGCAACTCCGCGTAATGCCGTGCGTCTTGGGCGTGCGGCAGATAGTGCGTTGCTGGCGGCTTCAGCATGGCGTACTTCACGATGTCAGAGGTGGTCTTGGCGATCATCTCATTTTCCTAATTGATCTTGATCATCGGCGCAGTCAGCGACATGGTAGCGGGGCCCATGGAGGTGCTGGCAGCAGCGGCCTTCAGATCAATCATCGTTGGCTGCATGGTGATGGTGGATGCGCCAATCTTGAGTTCGATCTTCGTCGGAGTCAACGTGATGCTGGAGGCTCCACATTCCATCTTGATCTCCTGTGCCGCTTTCTCGCTGATCTTACCAGCAGAACACTCGAGCTTGTGATTGCCCATGGAAATCACATTGCTGCTATTTCCCTTGCTCACCGTAATGTCGCGATTGCCGGTTTCGACCGTCGTCTTCTGGTTGCCCTTATTCAGTAAAGTGATCTGATCGCTGTCGCGAACGGTAATGGTGTGCTTGTTCTCGATGTATTCGTCGAAGTCCTTCTGGGCATGCAGATAGATCTGCTCGCTGCCCTTCTTGTCCTCAAAGCGAAACTCATTGAAATCATCGGAACCGCCCTTGGGCGTCGAGCGGGACTTGATGCCTGATTGGGTTTGATTGTCGGGCAATCCATAGGGCGGCATCTGCTGGTCGTTGTAGACGCGGCCTGTGATGATGGGCCGATCCGGATCGCCTTCGAGAAAGCTGACGATCACTTCCTGCCCGATGCGCGGAATCGAGATCTGCCCCCATTGTCCACCGGACCAGGCATTGGAGCTTCGGATCCAGAACGATGAATTCTCATCGCGTTTGCCCAGCCGGTCCCAATGGAACTGGACTTTCACCCGGCCATATTTATCGCAATAGATCTCGTTGCCTTTCGGCCCGCAGACAATTGCGGTCTGGATCCCGTGGATCATTGGTTTCGGGTGACGGCGCGGAGGCCGGTAAGCGACTTTGTACGGAATGGCCGAGACATTAAAACTGGCCGTGGAGCCGTCATCGCCCGCTTCATTGCCAACAATGTTCTGGCGGCAGGAGAAGCTCAGACCGAGAACAATGTAGGACGTGTTGGCTTTTGCGTCGAAATGGTTTTCGACTTCAAACCTGTAACCAGGCATCAGCAGGGTGGTGATGGTGTGTGCCTGGATGATGCGCAGCCGTGCTTCCTGCTCTTCGAGCCGTAATTTCGCATAGCGCTCACCATCGGCTTTATTGTTATAGAGCCCTGGGTAGTCGTAGATTTCCGCCTTCACCTTTCCCTTGGTCGAAGCAGTCAGGTCGACGCTGCTCTTCTCAAAGTTGAAGTCCTGGAAAGTCATCTTGCCGGTGTAGATTTCGACGTCCTGTTCGAGATGATCTAACACGCCACCCGCTGCTCCGGAAAGGGTGCCCTTGGCGTAGGGAAATTTATACTCATGCGGACAGTTGCGCGTGGCGGAATTCTGGTCAGTGAGGATGAGGTTGTGCTTGCTCTCACTGTGTTCAAACCAATAGAAGATGCCTTCTTCTTCGAGCAGCCGGGAGATGAAGTTAAAACTCGATTCCCGGTATTGCACGGTGAACTCCCGCTTAGGAAGCTTGGCCTGCACCTTGAAGGTGAAATCACTATAGCCGTGCTCAGAAAAGACTTTCTTGATGATCTCGACCGCATCCATATTCTGGAAGTGCCGGCAGTCCGATTCGAGCGTCAAGAACCAGAGCCAGGGGACAAAAGTAGCTTCCCAGTAGTAGACCGGAGTTTGTTCGTTATCCTGCCCCAGTAACTTAGTTTTCTGGATAATGCCATGGATGACACGTGCAGGTGTCGATTGGCGCCGGAGCGTGACCAGGATTGGCTTTCGCAGCAAATCCTCGTCGTCGATTGATTTATCCTCAGTGGCCATCGTGATCCGGAAGCTGTACGTGTGAGAGACGTATTCGCTGCCGTCGAGGCTCATCAAGACGAACTTGTCTTTCCCAAGATGGGGGACAAGAACCTCATAGGGGCGGTCCTGTTGCTTCAGTGGCATATCGGCGATTCTTTAGTCTACAGATATAGCGTCAATGGCGGGGGTATCGGGTCACTGACTGATAGAAGAGATGGGAGAGGACCTCTGGTGTGAGGCCCTCTCCCATCGTGATTCTAGTTGTGAAACGGTTGATTCTACTAGTTGTAAAGGAAGTTGCCGTCCTCGCCAACGACGATCGCAATCTGCTCCGGACGTACGCCTTCTGCCATCATTCCGAGCAGGCGGCGGCTGATATCGGGCAGCACGGTGTTTGTCAGGATGTTGTCGACATTCCGGGCGCCGGATTCGACTTCCGTGCAGCGTGAGGCCACCGCATTGATGACGTCTTCCCCGGCCACCAGCTTGATCTTGTGCGTGGCCAGCAAGCGCTTCTGGATCTTGCTCAGCTTTAGCTTCACAATTGTCTTCAGCACCTCATCGCGCACAGGGTAATACGGGATGAGAACCATACGGCCGAGGAATGCCGGCTTGAACACCTTATCGAGTTCCGGTTTCATGGCCTGGATGATGCCGTCGGGTGAGGGAGCGGTCTCCGGATCGGCAACCAGCTTCATCAGTGTATCGGTGGCCGCGTTGGAGGTGAGAATGATCACGCTGTTCCGGAAGATAATCTCGCGGCCTTCGCCGTCTTCCATGCGGCCCTTATCAAAGACCTGGAAGAACAATTCAAGAACATCCGGATGCGCCTTCTCGACTTCGTCCAGCAGCACAACGGAGTAGGGACGGCGGCGTACGGCTTCCGTCAGAACACCGCCCTCACCATAGCCGACATATCCGGGAGGCGAACCCTTCAAGGTGGAGACCGTATGCGCCTCCTGGAACTCGCTCATGTTGATGGTAATGATGTTGTCCTCACCGCCAAAGAGCATGTCTGAAATGGCGAGCGCCGTCTCCGTTTTGCCGACACCCGAGGGGCCAACAAGCATGAAGACCCCGACGGGCTTGACCGGATCGTCCATGCCTGCCTTGGAGGTGCGGACGCGTTCGGCAATCGCGCGCATGGCGTGATCCTGACCAATGACACGAGCACAAAGATGCTTCTCGAGCTCGAGCACCGTCGTGATCTCGTCCTTGAGCATCTTGCCAATGGGAATCCCGGTCCAGGCTGCAATCACTTCTCCAACGACCTGGGCATCGACGGAGACGCGCATGAGCGGATTCTCGCCCTGGAGCGTTTCCAGTTCCTTCGTCTTCTCCCCGATCTTGGTGCGAAGCTCCTCTTTATTGATGCCTTCGGCATTCGCCATGATTTGATCGCGCATTTCGCGGATCTCGGTGACGAGCTTGCCTTCGGCTTCCCAACGGTCCTTCAGCGTCTTCAGCTTGGCTTCGGCCGCTTCCTTCTTCACGGCGATTTCGGCGATGCGCTCTGCGTGATCGGTACCGATGTCGGTTTCGCGATTCAGGACACGGGTTTGTACGTCGTAGTCGTCAATCTCGCGCTGCACGGCTTCGACGGCAGTCGGTACTGAGTTCTGACCGAGCGCAAGACGGGCGCAGGCGGTATCGAGAACACTGACCGCTTTATCCGGCAGTTGACGATCCGGCAGATAGCGATGAGAGAGCTTGACGGCTGCGGCCAGACCCTCGTCGAGAATCAGCACATTGTGGTGCTTCTCGAGCATGGGCAGAATGCCGCGGAGCATGAGCTGGCAATTGTATTCGCTGGGCTCTTCCACCTTGACCAACTGGAAGCGGCGGGCCAGCGCCGGGTCCTTCTCAAAGTACTTCTTATACTCGGCCCAGGTGGTTGCGGCGAGAGTGCGCAGTTCGCCACGCGCGAGAGCGGGTTTCAGGAGATTGGCCGCGTCGTTCTGTCCGGCCTGGCCACCAGCACCAATCATCGTGTGCGCTTCATCGATAAAGAGAATGATCGGCGTCGGGGATCTCTTGACTTCATCGATCAAGCCCTTGAGCCGGTTCTCAAACTCGCCCTTGACGCTCGCGCCTGCCTGTAAGAGAGCGAGGTCGAGCGTACGAAGGGTGATGTTCTTCAGTGGAGGAGGCACGTCGCCCTGCACGATGCGCAGCGCCAGGCCTTCGACGACGGCGGTCTTGCCAACGCCGGCTTCGCCCACCAGGATCGGATTGTTCTGGCGGCGGCGCGTCAGGATGTCGACCACTTGGCGGATTTCAAAATCACGCGCCAGGACGCTGTCGATCTTGCCGTTCTTCGCGTTCTCGGTGAGATTGATCGTGTACGCATCGAGATTCGGCGACTTCGATGCCGGATTCACCTTGGGTGCGCCGTCGGGGCCGGGAGCACTGGCCGAGGCGGTAGCCCCACCCTCGCCGAGCTCCACCATCTCGGATTCCTCATAGGAGGAGCCGCAGATGCCGGTGAAGTTATCCTTCAGGCTCTTCGGATCAATCTTCTTGAATTCCTTCGAGACATCACCCATCAGCCGAACCAGTTCGTCATTCTGCGTCAGGGCAATGATGCAGTAGCCGGTGCGGACATTGCCGGTGTCAAAATCAAGCGAGGCCGTCGACCAGGCTTCGCTCAACATCTTCACGAGTGTTGGCGCGAGTGTGGGCGTACGGGCGTTGCCACTTTTCAGCTTGTCGAGCGACGCGGTCAGTTGCGCTGAGAGCTTTGCCTTGTCGACGTCGAATGCCTTCACAATGGCGGCGAAATCACCCCCGGCATGCTCCAGCAGCTTCATAAGAAAATGTTCAATTTCGACGTCATAGTGCGTCCGCTGGAGGCAGAAGCCGGCGGCCGCCTGCAGCGTATTGCGTGTGGTGTCGTTCAACTTACCGATCAGAGATTTCAGATTCACGCTCATAAGGGTTCCTCCGGGAGAGTTTGTCTAATTCAAAAGAAATACGGTGTCGCCGGGATCTTCCGTCCGGGCCGCTCCCAGGTTCATCCAGGTAAGCCAGCCCAACATCGGCGGAGATTCCGAGTCTATCCCAAGTTGGCACTTGGGCACATTGCTACGGTCGAGGATCAACTGCACCTCGAAAATCAGCTCCCCATTCGTAAAGAAGCGGGTCACTGCCTCGAGTGGCTGATAAGCTGCGCCACCCGGAAGAAAGTCTTTGTACTGGTCCAGGCTCAATGGACCCACCTGGATCTTGGCACGCGAAGCCCGATCCCAAACCGCATCGCCAACAACGACTCCAAAGCCCAATTGCTCGGCATCGGTGGCCGGGTCGGCAAACTGGCAGATGTCCTGGGGCGACAAGGGATACCAGGAACCTCCAAACTCTTCCACTCGAATTGGGACATCGAAATAATCACTTAAAAACTGCTCTAAGGCCAATGCCGAGCGGGGTTGCAGCGCCAACAGGCCGGTGTAGAAGATGAGCGAGGTATCGCTCACAGCCTGCCGGTTGGTCAGGCCGGGGGTACCCAGGCCAAGAAAGTCGAGCAGGTAGCCTGACATCCGGTCTTGCTCATCGCGCTCATAGGTGACCCAGAAGCGATACTTCTCCCAGGCCTGGTAGAACAGCGAAATGATCCGGTGATGGAAGAGATCAAAGAACTCCAGCATCGTGCGATCCCGGGCGCGCAGACGCTCGTTCACAAAGTCGGAGTACACCAGCGGCAGAACGCCGGATGCGCCCACCAAACCCATAAAGTTGACGCGCATCATCGGGGGCTGCCAGGCGAACTTTTCGTCATTGAATTTCGGCCATTCCAGATCGTGGATCTGTGAGGGCGGAAACCAATATGCCGGGTTCACCCCAAAGCGGACCACCTCATCTTTCGGGCTCTTGGGGAAGAGGCCGGGCGGATGCAGTCCATTGCCCAGACGTGAAAGCAGACGGACGGCCTGGAAGAACTGTACTGTCCCAGGCTTGTCTCCAAACAGATCCTCGATCCAGTGGCGGCGCAACTCGAGCGGATACTCGGGCAGCCGGGCTGGTGAATCTAGATCAGGATCTTCTGTCCAGCGCGTGGTGGCCATTGGCGCAGAGGCTCCTTTCTCTGCGCGGTCCGCGCGGTCAACTGGCTGAAGCTGTTCAGTGACGCATAGTTGGCCAGAAAGCGCTCGAGCACGGCTGCAAACAAGTACACGCCGCCGCCGACAAACTGTTCTTCATCAAATTCAATTTCCACATCAAACCCACGCGCAAAAGCGATGCCATCATCGGACACCAAACGCGCAAATTTTCGCTTCGACTTTAGTTGTTGAATCCCACTAATCACCCGTTCGCTATAAGGTGAGTTCGTAATGTTGTAGAGATTGAGAATCTGCTGCAGCGCCTCTTTGCCTTCTTCCACCAGGGAGAGATAGTTCAGAGAAAGATGTGACACCAAACGCCAGTAGATATTCTTGCCGATCGCGGGGCGCAGAGTCGCGGTGGGCTTGCGGAGTGCGATGATGCGCTTGAGCGGTGCGCTCAATTCCAGCTCAAAATCCCCAGTCTCGTTTCCGAATGGCAGGCGGGATGGCAAATCACGGTTGGTGCAAAATGTTTTGACGGTGACCGAATCCATTTTGGGATGGATCGGCCGAAATGACAGGTCGACGAGTGACAGGTACATGTCTGTCCCGTCGTCGTTGGCTCGTGGCGAGGCGCGGCGCGAGGCCAGATAGAAAGTCTGCTGCTTCTGCGAGAGCTGCGCGTGGCGGATGGAATAGAACGGCTCGTAGGTCACCATCGTCTGCTGGTCGAGATCGATCGAGTTCACCTCGACGATGGAATGGATCTCGAGTGCATTCATCCGGCGGACGTCCGGCACGATCGCGTACTCGGGCTTCTTCTGGTCGAGCAGGATGGGTTCGCAGGTTTGGGGAAACAGGTTGATGATCGGCGTTGCTGCAGTACGGAAACTACTCGCATTGACGCCATTCTCGAGGCGCAATCGCGTCTCCTCAGAATCGATCCGCGAGATCAGGAAGACGACTTCGAATTCATTCTGGAATCCATGCGCCAGCACCTCCTCGAGGTTGCCGAGTTCAAGAAAGAAGAACTTCTCCGGAAACGCGAAGAATTCCTGCAACATGCGATAAGCCAGGAAGGACCTGCCGGGATAATCAAGGACTCCCTCGTCCTTTTCAAAGCCCATGGGCCGCAGCGAGGAAACAGGGATCTCGATGGGTTGCTGCCGCGGCTCCTTCGGGTTCCGAACAAGGATGCGTGTGACGCGAGAGCAGAGCACTTCGTACAGCGAATGGATGGTTGCCGATTCGCCATTGAGGTAAAGCTGCAGCTTATCGAGCTTGAGCTGCGATAGATTGACGTCGCCCGGCGCTGTGAAGCGAACCGGGATCGCATACTGTGCATCGGTGGCCTTCAAGGCAGGGCGCAAACGGTCAGGAGTGGCAAACTCTGCCGATGCAGCGGTGACCGGATAGAGAGTGAGGTCGTAGCAGGTGCGGAACTTGCATGGGACACCCTGGACGGCCTTGGAGTAGAGGATGGAGCCGGCAGGCACAAGAAGCCCCTGATCGAGCCTGCCTTTCTCGGGATCGAGTTCAAACTCGACAATCGACATTGATGGAATCGGTCGAATGAAGTGCGGGTAGACGATGCCGAGAATTGCTTCCGTGAGTTCTGGAAACTCGTCGTCAATCTTGAGGTGAACACGGGCAGCGAGAAACGCAAAAGATTCGAGCAGACGCTCGACATGCGGATCTTCGCATTTGTCCCCTTCGAGGACCAGGCGCGAGGCAATCTTGGGATAGCGCTCCGCAAAATCCGCGGCCATCTGGCGAATGTAGTTCAGCTCGCGTTCGTAATAGAGCAGGAGATCGTCGCGCATGCCTACTCAGCACCGTCCGTTTTCACTTTGTAGCTCTGGCTCACGGCATCGAGAGTGGTGTCGAAAGTGATGTGTTCGGGCGCCGGGTCCATCAACAAGAGTGCCTCAATCCGAAAATCCAGGCGCTGGATGGATTTCTTCGAATCGTCCCGCATCGGAATGACGCGCACGTCAGTGAGCCTTGGTTCGAAGAGCTGCACGGCTTTCTCGATTGCAGACAGAAGCCGTTCTTGTTCAATGACGCTCGACAGACTGATCGATGAGACATCCGGCAGTCCGTAGTTGTAGGCTGACTTGTTCAATTCAAGCAAGGAAGGATCCGGGGGAACCGCAATCCGTCTGGAGTTCAACAACCACTCCAGGTCCCGGCGTACAGCTGCCCGGAGCCGTCTGACCGATTCGGCGCGCGTGGGCGAGGCTTCGCTTGTGTTGCGGGGTTCCTGATCGATCAAGCGATCGACCACGGAGAGAGTAACAAGTACATCGAGTTGGAAGGCCACTAGGACACCTCCACCTTAAGATCGCAGAGAAAGCGCACGGACCGGGTCCAAACGGCAAATTTGTTGGAAAACTCGGGAGCGATCAGATGAGCTGTCGATGGTGTC
This window encodes:
- the tssH gene encoding type VI secretion system ATPase TssH — its product is MSVNLKSLIGKLNDTTRNTLQAAAGFCLQRTHYDVEIEHFLMKLLEHAGGDFAAIVKAFDVDKAKLSAQLTASLDKLKSGNARTPTLAPTLVKMLSEAWSTASLDFDTGNVRTGYCIIALTQNDELVRLMGDVSKEFKKIDPKSLKDNFTGICGSSYEESEMVELGEGGATASASAPGPDGAPKVNPASKSPNLDAYTINLTENAKNGKIDSVLARDFEIRQVVDILTRRRQNNPILVGEAGVGKTAVVEGLALRIVQGDVPPPLKNITLRTLDLALLQAGASVKGEFENRLKGLIDEVKRSPTPIILFIDEAHTMIGAGGQAGQNDAANLLKPALARGELRTLAATTWAEYKKYFEKDPALARRFQLVKVEEPSEYNCQLMLRGILPMLEKHHNVLILDEGLAAAVKLSHRYLPDRQLPDKAVSVLDTACARLALGQNSVPTAVEAVQREIDDYDVQTRVLNRETDIGTDHAERIAEIAVKKEAAEAKLKTLKDRWEAEGKLVTEIREMRDQIMANAEGINKEELRTKIGEKTKELETLQGENPLMRVSVDAQVVGEVIAAWTGIPIGKMLKDEITTVLELEKHLCARVIGQDHAMRAIAERVRTSKAGMDDPVKPVGVFMLVGPSGVGKTETALAISDMLFGGEDNIITINMSEFQEAHTVSTLKGSPPGYVGYGEGGVLTEAVRRRPYSVVLLDEVEKAHPDVLELFFQVFDKGRMEDGEGREIIFRNSVIILTSNAATDTLMKLVADPETAPSPDGIIQAMKPELDKVFKPAFLGRMVLIPYYPVRDEVLKTIVKLKLSKIQKRLLATHKIKLVAGEDVINAVASRCTEVESGARNVDNILTNTVLPDISRRLLGMMAEGVRPEQIAIVVGEDGNFLYN
- the tssG gene encoding type VI secretion system baseplate subunit TssG; the protein is MATTRWTEDPDLDSPARLPEYPLELRRHWIEDLFGDKPGTVQFFQAVRLLSRLGNGLHPPGLFPKSPKDEVVRFGVNPAYWFPPSQIHDLEWPKFNDEKFAWQPPMMRVNFMGLVGASGVLPLVYSDFVNERLRARDRTMLEFFDLFHHRIISLFYQAWEKYRFWVTYERDEQDRMSGYLLDFLGLGTPGLTNRQAVSDTSLIFYTGLLALQPRSALALEQFLSDYFDVPIRVEEFGGSWYPLSPQDICQFADPATDAEQLGFGVVVGDAVWDRASRAKIQVGPLSLDQYKDFLPGGAAYQPLEAVTRFFTNGELIFEVQLILDRSNVPKCQLGIDSESPPMLGWLTWMNLGAARTEDPGDTVFLLN
- the tssF gene encoding type VI secretion system baseplate subunit TssF, coding for MRDDLLLYYERELNYIRQMAADFAERYPKIASRLVLEGDKCEDPHVERLLESFAFLAARVHLKIDDEFPELTEAILGIVYPHFIRPIPSMSIVEFELDPEKGRLDQGLLVPAGSILYSKAVQGVPCKFRTCYDLTLYPVTAASAEFATPDRLRPALKATDAQYAIPVRFTAPGDVNLSQLKLDKLQLYLNGESATIHSLYEVLCSRVTRILVRNPKEPRQQPIEIPVSSLRPMGFEKDEGVLDYPGRSFLAYRMLQEFFAFPEKFFFLELGNLEEVLAHGFQNEFEVVFLISRIDSEETRLRLENGVNASSFRTAATPIINLFPQTCEPILLDQKKPEYAIVPDVRRMNALEIHSIVEVNSIDLDQQTMVTYEPFYSIRHAQLSQKQQTFYLASRRASPRANDDGTDMYLSLVDLSFRPIHPKMDSVTVKTFCTNRDLPSRLPFGNETGDFELELSAPLKRIIALRKPTATLRPAIGKNIYWRLVSHLSLNYLSLVEEGKEALQQILNLYNITNSPYSERVISGIQQLKSKRKFARLVSDDGIAFARGFDVEIEFDEEQFVGGGVYLFAAVLERFLANYASLNSFSQLTARTAQRKEPLRQWPPRAGQKILI
- the tssE gene encoding type VI secretion system baseplate subunit TssE, with amino-acid sequence MAFQLDVLVTLSVVDRLIDQEPRNTSEASPTRAESVRRLRAAVRRDLEWLLNSRRIAVPPDPSLLELNKSAYNYGLPDVSSISLSSVIEQERLLSAIEKAVQLFEPRLTDVRVIPMRDDSKKSIQRLDFRIEALLLMDPAPEHITFDTTLDAVSQSYKVKTDGAE